A genome region from Desulfurobacterium indicum includes the following:
- a CDS encoding YceD family protein has product MKRYVNLREITVKEPLKVDTEFSEKVLELPEDEVVKSTPFSLHVEIYKRAVGYNVRGHIKGNVILRCSRCDKEYEEKIDRDFSFDLMPTSEITEGQIKHGELDVKFSDEDVMDLSEVVREQIFLNLPVKPLCGRECKVVDYREWDEETKDGRWDKLKELKEKLDRKEK; this is encoded by the coding sequence ATGAAGCGTTATGTTAATTTAAGAGAGATTACGGTAAAAGAACCTTTGAAAGTTGATACTGAATTTAGTGAAAAGGTTCTGGAACTTCCTGAAGATGAAGTGGTAAAGTCAACGCCGTTTTCTCTGCATGTTGAGATATATAAAAGAGCTGTAGGTTATAATGTCAGAGGTCATATAAAGGGCAATGTAATTTTAAGGTGTAGCCGTTGTGATAAAGAGTATGAGGAAAAGATAGATCGAGATTTTTCCTTTGATCTTATGCCTACATCCGAAATAACAGAAGGCCAGATAAAACACGGAGAACTGGATGTTAAGTTTTCCGATGAAGATGTGATGGATCTTTCAGAGGTTGTAAGGGAGCAGATTTTTCTGAATCTTCCTGTTAAACCTCTTTGTGGTAGAGAGTGTAAGGTGGTTGATTATCGAGAATGGGATGAAGAGACGAAAGATGGTCGCTGGGATAAACTTAAAGAATTGAAAGAAAAACTTGATAGAAAGGAGAAGTGA
- the rpmF gene encoding 50S ribosomal protein L32 — protein MAVPKRRVSSTRRDKRRTHWKAAKPAISVCPNCYQPKLPHRVCKHCGYYNGKQVIEVEE, from the coding sequence ATGGCTGTTCCAAAGAGAAGAGTGTCAAGCACGAGAAGAGATAAAAGAAGAACACACTGGAAAGCTGCGAAGCCTGCTATTTCAGTATGTCCTAACTGTTATCAGCCAAAGCTTCCTCACAGAGTTTGCAAGCACTGCGGCTACTATAACGGTAAGCAGGTAATTGAGGTAGAAGAGTAA
- the plsX gene encoding phosphate acyltransferase PlsX produces the protein MRVILDAMGGDNAPYVPVLGAVQAVKEFGYKVFLVGREEAIKKELDKYSFPVSSIEIVNAEDVVSMEDQPSEILKKKRNSSLHVGAKLLKSGEGDVFVSAGNTGAVMAVSLFTLGRIKGIDRPAISAILPNLKSQTFLLDVGANVDCKPVHLFQFAIMGEAYARYVLKEENPRIGLLSIGEEDTKGNELTKGTFKLLAKAREKGLNFVGNAEGRDIYNGNFDVIVCDGFVGNVCLKLSESVAKILAKILKEEIEKHFISRLGALTLLPAIKGFKKRIDYAEWGGAPLLGLKKPVIIAHGSSNAKAIKNALRVGVEFAETKVVEHIEENMEKYGKIDGN, from the coding sequence ATGAGGGTTATCCTTGACGCCATGGGGGGTGATAACGCCCCCTATGTTCCCGTTTTGGGAGCCGTGCAGGCGGTAAAGGAGTTTGGTTATAAGGTTTTTCTTGTTGGAAGAGAAGAAGCTATTAAAAAAGAGCTTGATAAGTATTCCTTTCCTGTATCTTCCATAGAAATTGTTAATGCGGAAGATGTTGTTTCTATGGAGGACCAGCCTTCTGAAATTTTGAAAAAAAAGAGGAACTCCTCCCTCCATGTAGGGGCAAAGCTTTTAAAAAGCGGGGAAGGTGATGTTTTTGTCAGTGCTGGTAATACTGGTGCTGTTATGGCCGTTTCCCTATTTACTCTTGGAAGGATAAAAGGGATTGATAGACCGGCTATTTCTGCGATATTGCCAAACCTTAAAAGTCAAACTTTCCTGCTTGATGTTGGTGCCAATGTTGATTGCAAACCTGTTCATCTTTTCCAGTTTGCGATAATGGGAGAGGCATACGCAAGGTATGTTTTAAAAGAAGAAAATCCACGGATAGGTCTTTTAAGTATTGGTGAGGAAGATACTAAAGGGAATGAGCTCACAAAAGGAACCTTTAAACTTCTTGCAAAAGCGAGGGAAAAAGGCCTTAATTTTGTAGGGAATGCGGAAGGCAGAGACATCTATAACGGCAATTTTGATGTTATAGTTTGTGACGGTTTTGTCGGTAATGTTTGTCTTAAACTCAGTGAAAGTGTTGCTAAAATCCTTGCAAAAATTCTTAAGGAAGAGATAGAGAAGCATTTTATTTCAAGGCTTGGTGCGTTAACGCTTCTTCCTGCCATAAAGGGTTTTAAAAAACGTATTGACTATGCAGAATGGGGAGGAGCACCTCTACTTGGGCTTAAAAAGCCTGTTATAATAGCTCATGGTAGTTCTAATGCTAAAGCTATAAAAAATGCCCTTCGTGTCGGCGTTGAGTTTGCCGAAACGAAAGTCGTTGAACATATAGAAGAAAATATGGAAAAATACGGGAAGATAGATGGGAATTAA